Proteins encoded within one genomic window of Anopheles gambiae chromosome 3, idAnoGambNW_F1_1, whole genome shotgun sequence:
- the LOC1275555 gene encoding protein zwilch, with product MSDLANVYQLFRSKFEDNDFQYYYPPSYIRSLTECDDKIIFAFRKVQNHILSSEMDAVRPKQSPNSNGSASLDLTGSPLRDVSFEQFEEMNLSKEYHESSVQNLWTIDEETYAPLSTEKARSLLQAFISLECRIGRGSIWVLCCGTDSEQKVLLQLSVNAASNNQRHFTRGVVRFSGVQPSNSITLGQLIDIHRQRAGEGMKFSPKIQIQQWCKLHAQITLRLSWNAMGEGSTFAIERNARVRLSQEFPVNNGAFSRSSPAEYFWQQLQRLAMMRERIMDIRANRESGYARNDVCGEAEMDLEYIKQKVNNILSSFLEVEPVTYNSSTIIDMVSLVQKRKLTDVMERLYDALTLCSSYEDLKAAIDYIFHLSTHSNIVNVPTNGTRFSQLILAMIQDRLAIPLLTGSEPYELLLECGFSKLMNDYRTIFTEAGIYELEFEKLFQPQVTNTRKSRYATGNGPQLDAHHGAPSKRSATQLFQSAAGDERVREKSILLSNFDEDEVKLRLNRLAQVHLLLEHLLLLESAVNVPSIYGRVCELYLGRAPYSYGEVYNRRTDLLEFELDEFMLLRKADHVLPCARRVTMSSANMLQKLETVFYQNVKPILPGRFYPQFECKELDSKHEFWCYEYDRIESL from the exons ATGAGCGACCTAGCCAACGTGTATCAGCTGTTCCGCAGTAAATTCGAGGACAATGATTTCCAATACTACTACCCACCGTCCTACATCCGTTCGCTGACCGAGTGTGATGATAAGATCATATTCGCCTTCCGCAAG GTGCAAAACCACATCCTTTCCTCGGAGATGGACGCGGTGCGGCCGAAGCAATCGCCGAACAGCAACGGTTCGGCCAGCCTAGACCTGACCGGATCACCGCTGCGGGACGTAAGCTTCGAGCAGTTTGAGGAGATGAACCTTTCCAAGGAGTACCACGAGAGCAGTGTGCAGAACCTGTGGACGATCGACGAGGAAACGTACGCACCGCTCAGCACGGAAAAGGCTCGCTCGCTGCTGCAGGCCTTCATCAGCCTGGAGTGCCGTATCGGGCGGGGCAGTATCTGGGTGCTGTGCTGTGGTACGGACAGCGAGCAgaaggtgctgctgcagctgtcgGTAAACGCAGCCTCGAACAATCAGCGTCACTTTACGCGCGGAGTGGTGCGGTTTAGTGGCGTGCAGCCATCGAACAGCATTACGCTCGGTCAGCTGATCGACATCCACCGGCAGCGGGCCGGCGAGGGGATGAAGTTTAGTCCCAAAATTCAAATCCAACAGTGGTGCAAGCTGCATGCACAGATTACGCTTCGCCTGAGCTGGAACGCGATGGGCGAGGGGTCCACGTTTGCCATCGAGCGGAATGCGCGGGTCCGCTTGAGCCAAGAGTTCCCGGTGAACAATGGTGCGTTTAGCCGGAGTTCACCGGCCGAGTACTTCTGGCAGCAGCTGCAACGGTTAGCGATGATGAGGGAGCGGATAATGGACATCCGGGCCAACCGGGAGTCGGGCTACGCGCGGAACGATGTGTGCGGCGAAGC CGAAATGGATCTCGAGTACATTAAGCAAAAGGTGAACAATATTCTGTCGTCGTTTTTGGAAGTTGAACCGGTGACGTATAATTCTTCCACGATCATCGACATGGTATCGCTAGTGCAGAAACGCAAGCTTACCGACGTGATGGAGCGACTTTACGATGCATTAACAC tGTGTTCTAGCTATGAAGATTTGAAAGCCGCAATCGATTACATCTTTCATCTATCCACTCATTCCAATATTGTG aacgtACCCACCAATGGTACCCGCTTTTCGCAGCTCATACTTGCCATGATTCAGGACCGACTGGCCATCCCGCTGCTGACCGGCTCGGAACCGTACGAACTGCTGCTGGAGTGCGGTTTCAGCAAGCTCATGAACGACTACCGTACCATCTTCACCGAGGCTGGCATTTACGAGCTGGAGTTTGAGAAGCTCTTCCAACCGCAGGTAACCAACACCCGCAAATCACGGTACGCAACGGGCAACGGTCCACAGCTCGATGCGCACCACGGAGCTCCGAGCAAACGGAGCGCCACGCAGCTCTTTCAGTCGGCGGCGGGCGACGAGCGGGTACGCGAAAAGTCCATCCTGCTGAGCAACTTCGACGAGGACGAGGTGAAGCTGCGGCTTAACCGGCTGGCCCAGGTGCATCTGCTGCTGgagcatttgctgctgctggaaagtGCCGTCAATGTGCCATCGATTTatggacgtgtgtgtgagctgtACCTGGGCAGGGCCCCGTACAGCTACGGCGAGGTGTACAATCGTCGGACCGATCTGCTCGAGTTCGAGCTCGATGAGTTTATGTTGCTGCGCAAGGCCGATCACGTGTTGCCCTGTGCCCGGCGCGTAACGATGTCGTCCGCGAATATGCTGCAAAAGCTGGAGACGGTGTTTTACCAGAACGTGAAACCGATCCTTCCCGGGCGGTTCTATCCACAGTTTGAGTGTAAGGAGCTCGACAGTAAGCACGAGTTTTGGTGCTACGAGTACGATCGTATTGAGAGTTTGTGA
- the LOC1275556 gene encoding dTTP/UTP pyrophosphatase: protein MLKPILHQIKGKRVVLASGSPRRQELIQNLGIVNVQLCPSTFEENLDPAQYSFSDYVAMTALGKVREVYERLSKDDATGPDVVIGADTMVTMDGQMYGKPKTPEHAFEVLKKLVGRTHVVYTGVVIKYREREVKFTESCNVQFGKATDAQIQAYVDTGEPLDKAGGYGIQGLGGNFVERIEGDYFTVVGLPMYRLSVELCKLFDYLVD, encoded by the exons ATGTTAAAACCTATCCTCCATCAAATCAAAGGAAAGCGGGTGGTACTTGCCAGCGGATCTCCACGGCGGCAGGAGTTGATACAGAATTTG GGCATCGTGAACGTTCAGCTCTGCCCATCGACGTTCGAGGAAAACCTTGACCCAGCGCAATACTCCTTCAGCGACTATGTAGCCATGACGGCCCTCGGTAAGGTGCGGGAAGTGTATGAACGGCTCTCGAAGGATGATGCAACGGGCCCGGACGTGGTGATCGGGGCCGACACGATGGTTACGATGGATGGGCAGATGTACGGCAAGCCAAAGACACCGGAACATGCGTTTGAGGTGTTGAAAAA GCTCGTTGGGCGTACGCACGTTGTCTATACCGGGGTGGTCATAAAGTATCGCGAGCGGGAGGTCAAGTTTACCGAATCGTGCAATGTACAGTTTGGTAAAGCGACCGATGCTCAAATACAAGCGTATGTCGACACAGGTGAACCACT GGATAAAGCTGGTGGATACGGCATCCAGGGGTTGGGTGGCAACTTTGTAGAACGAATCGAAGGCGATTATTTCACCGTTGTTGGGTTGCCGATGTACCGACTGTCGGTTGAGCTGTGTAAATTGTTTGACTATCTGGTAGATTGA
- the LOC1275558 gene encoding PRL-1 phosphatase isoform X2, whose protein sequence is MTTVIMRQKDIRPAPARIEFKGMKFLITDRPSDATILSYIAELKKHNVSIVVRVCEPSYKIEELANHGIIVRDLAFEDGTFPPNEIVMEWFEILKQKFQEDPEACVAVHCVAGLGRAPVLVALALIELGLKYEAAVELIRDKRRGAINAKQLSYLEKYKPKSRLKHKNGHKNSCCVQ, encoded by the exons ATGACAACCGTCATCATGCGCCAGAAGGACATCAGACCCGCACCGGCGCGGATCGAGTTTAAGGGAATGAAATTCCTGATCACCGATCGGCCCTCGGATGCAACCATTCTATCGTACATTGCT GAGCTGAAGAAACATAACGTCTCGATTGTGGTGCGCGTGTGCGAGCCAAGCTACAAGATCGAGGAGCTGGCCAACCACGGTATCATCGTGCGCGATCTAGCGTTCGAGGATGGTACCTTCCCGCCGAACGAGATCGTGATGGAATGGTTCGAGATCCTGAAGCAAAA ATTCCAGGAAGATCCGGAAGCGTGCGTGGCGGTCCATTGTGTGGCAGGGCTGGGCCGGGCACCGGTGCTAGTGGCACTGGCTTTGATCGAACTAGGACTTAAGTACGAGGCAGCTGTAGAATTGATTAGAGA TAAACGAAGAGGTGCTATTAATGCCAAACAACTATCTTACCTAGAAAAGTATAAGCCCAAGTCACGGTTAAAGCACAAAAACGGCCACAAGAACTCGTGCTGCGTGCAATAA
- the LOC1275558 gene encoding PRL-1 phosphatase isoform X1: MTTVIMRQKDIRPAPARIEFKGMKFLITDRPSDATILSYIAELKKHNVSIVVRVCEPSYKIEELANHGIIVRDLAFEDGTFPPNEIVMEWFEILKQNFLYRFQEDPEACVAVHCVAGLGRAPVLVALALIELGLKYEAAVELIRDKRRGAINAKQLSYLEKYKPKSRLKHKNGHKNSCCVQ, translated from the exons ATGACAACCGTCATCATGCGCCAGAAGGACATCAGACCCGCACCGGCGCGGATCGAGTTTAAGGGAATGAAATTCCTGATCACCGATCGGCCCTCGGATGCAACCATTCTATCGTACATTGCT GAGCTGAAGAAACATAACGTCTCGATTGTGGTGCGCGTGTGCGAGCCAAGCTACAAGATCGAGGAGCTGGCCAACCACGGTATCATCGTGCGCGATCTAGCGTTCGAGGATGGTACCTTCCCGCCGAACGAGATCGTGATGGAATGGTTCGAGATCCTGAAGCAAAA CTTTCTGTACAGATTCCAGGAAGATCCGGAAGCGTGCGTGGCGGTCCATTGTGTGGCAGGGCTGGGCCGGGCACCGGTGCTAGTGGCACTGGCTTTGATCGAACTAGGACTTAAGTACGAGGCAGCTGTAGAATTGATTAGAGA TAAACGAAGAGGTGCTATTAATGCCAAACAACTATCTTACCTAGAAAAGTATAAGCCCAAGTCACGGTTAAAGCACAAAAACGGCCACAAGAACTCGTGCTGCGTGCAATAA